The region CAAGGTCGGGCGCGTCGCCGGCAAGGCGATGATCTATTTCCTGACTTTCTCTACGCTCGCTCTCATCGTGGGCCTGATCGTAGCCAATGTCGTACAGCCGGGCGCCGGGATGCATATCGATCCGGCATCGCTGGATATGAAGGCGGTTACCACCTATACCGAGAAGGCGCATGAGCAATCGATCACCGGCTTCGTGATGAACATCATTCCGACGACGCTGATCAGCGCCTTCGCCGATGGCGATATATTGCAGGTGCTGTTCATTTCGGTCCTCTTCGGCATCGCGCTGGCGATGGTCGGCAAGAAGGGCGAACCGGTCGTCGATTTCCTGCAGGCTTTGACCGCGCCGATCTTCCGGCTGGTGGCGATCCTGATGAAGGCGGCGCCGATCGGTGCCTTCGGCGCCATGGCTTTCACCATCGGCAAGTACGGTATCGCTTCGATCGCCAACCTCGCGATGCTGATCGGGACCTTCTATCTCACCTCCTTCCTCTTCGTCTTCGTCGTGCTCGGCGCCGTCGCGCGCTACAACGGCTTCTCGATCGTCGCGCTCATTCGCTACATTAAGGAGGAGCTGCTGCTCGTCCTTGGAACGTCGTCTTCGGAAGCGGCTCTCCCGGGCCTCATGAGCAAGATGGAGAAGGCGGGCTGCAAACGTTCGGTCGTAGGCCTCGTCATTCCGACTGGCTATTCCTTCAACCTCGACGGCACGAACATCTACATGAGGCTCGCTGCGCTCTTCATTGCGCAGGCGACCGACATTCAGCTCTCTTTCGGCGACCAGATCCTGCTGCTGCTCGTGGCGATGCTGAGTTCGAAGGGGGCTGCGGGCATCACCGGCGCCGGTTTCATCACGCTTGCAGCGACGCTTTCCGTCGTTCCCGCCGTGCCAGTCGCCGGCATGGCCCTGATCCTCGGCATCGACCGTTTCATGTCGGAATGCCGGGCGCTCACCAACTTCGTCGGCAATGCCGTCGCTACGGTCGTGGTGGCGAAGTGGGAGGGCGAACTGGATCAGGCTCGGTTCTCTGCCGTGCTCGGCGGCGCGGGGCGGGAAGAGCCCATTCCGGCGGCTGTTCAGCCCGCCGAATAACTTGCCTCCCAGGGCAGGACCGCACGACAAGTGCGATTTGGCGCGGTCTGGTTTCCAGACCGCGCTTTTTTTCGACCACGCCGAAATGGTTTGCTCTCGAAGGCCATCAGATTCCGTGTAGCACCTGCGTCGCCTTGACGGCGGCGGAGGCACGGTTTTCGACGCCGAGCTTCACGTAAATCTGCTCGAGATGTTTGGTGACCGTTCGGGAACTGAGGCCGAGAATCTCGCCGATATCGCGGTTGGACTTGCCCTTGGCGATCCACAGCAGCACCTCGGATTCGCGCTGTGTCAGCAGGAAATGCTGCCGCAACACCTCATCGTCACTCATGCCGTTCTCGGCCGTCAGGCGGAAGAGATATTCGTTGGCACCGATTGCGCCCAGGTATGATATCTGCAGGCTGGATTGTCCCGCCTGGTGCAGCGTGAAGGTATCTTCCCGTGCCGATCCTCTGCGCTCTTGCTGCTGCATCCATTCGGAGATGCGC is a window of Sinorhizobium numidicum DNA encoding:
- a CDS encoding dicarboxylate/amino acid:cation symporter, whose translation is MIAEHSAEVRGKTPLYRHLYVQVLAAIAAGILLGHFYPDVGTELKPLGDAFIKLVKMIIAPVIFLTVATGIAGMTDLAKVGRVAGKAMIYFLTFSTLALIVGLIVANVVQPGAGMHIDPASLDMKAVTTYTEKAHEQSITGFVMNIIPTTLISAFADGDILQVLFISVLFGIALAMVGKKGEPVVDFLQALTAPIFRLVAILMKAAPIGAFGAMAFTIGKYGIASIANLAMLIGTFYLTSFLFVFVVLGAVARYNGFSIVALIRYIKEELLLVLGTSSSEAALPGLMSKMEKAGCKRSVVGLVIPTGYSFNLDGTNIYMRLAALFIAQATDIQLSFGDQILLLLVAMLSSKGAAGITGAGFITLAATLSVVPAVPVAGMALILGIDRFMSECRALTNFVGNAVATVVVAKWEGELDQARFSAVLGGAGREEPIPAAVQPAE